The sequence TAATATCACGAGTAAAATTGCTGGTAAAACTGCGCATGCAGTAAATCAGTTCTTTATAAATTTGCGCCAGAAAATGGGCACAGATGCTTACTATCGCATTTTTAAGACAATAACCTCTGACAACGGTTCAGAATTTAGTGAGTTAACACAAGTTCACGATCATGTTTTCTATGCTGATCCGTATTCCCCTTGGGAACGTGGATCCAATGAGATCAATAACCGGTTTCTCCGCAAGGAGATTACCAAAGGTGAAGCTATAAATAACTATAGTAGTGCTCAGATCATAGCGACTAATGATTGGATGAATCACTATCCACGAGCTATGTTTAATGGACATTCGTCAATGGATATCTATCGTAAGGCCTTCTACCAAGAGATATCACAGCTCCATCAACCAATAATCAATTGGTCAGTATTATTTATTTGAGTCCAGTGGCTAACTTATTCTTGAAATTTAGGGTATATTTTGGATCATCGCGGTATATTACTAGAAATATTAGAAAATTCTAATTAAAGGAGGAAGCAGAATGTTTAGCAGGATTGGTCAATTAATTTTTGATAGTGAAGCAGTTGCCAAGACATCCGATTTTACGATGGGCTTGGAGATTGAAATGCAACGGGTGGATGAAACAGGCCACATTAGCAAGGAACCATATCCTGCTGGTATTGGTGACGAGAAAACGAATCCGTGGCTGACGAATGATTATTTAGAAACAATGTCTGAGATGGTCACCCCATCCGCCGAGCACGCGCTGGATGCAATGCACTACCTCTACGTCATTAACAATACCTTGCGCTCGGCACTGGCGCCGGGTGAGCTGCTGTGGCCACTATCGATGCCGCCAGCGCTGCCAAAAGATAAGACCCAGCTGCAGCTTGCCAAGATGGGACCAAAGAAGGAGGCCTACCTAAAGGAGTGGACCAAACGGCATGGTTACTCGAAAGGTACGCCGTGTGGAGCCCATATTAACCTCAGCATTGACCAGCATGTCATCCAGCTGGTCCTGGAAAACTGTCACGATCAGTATCCAGATGAAACGGCGGTACGCAACCACCTTTATACTGTGCTCGCCCAGGGCTTTGTCCGCTATCGCTGGTTTATTACCTATCTCTTTGGTGCAAGTCCAATCGCCGAGGAAAATTATTTTGAACCTGGACAGGAATTACCGCATCCCATTCGGAGCATTCGCCAAAGCAGCCATGGCTTCGGCACCAAATTTTCTGGGGACTATACTAATGTTCAGCGCTATG comes from Limosilactobacillus sp. and encodes:
- a CDS encoding glutamate--cysteine ligase, which codes for MFSRIGQLIFDSEAVAKTSDFTMGLEIEMQRVDETGHISKEPYPAGIGDEKTNPWLTNDYLETMSEMVTPSAEHALDAMHYLYVINNTLRSALAPGELLWPLSMPPALPKDKTQLQLAKMGPKKEAYLKEWTKRHGYSKGTPCGAHINLSIDQHVIQLVLENCHDQYPDETAVRNHLYTVLAQGFVRYRWFITYLFGASPIAEENYFEPGQELPHPIRSIRQSSHGFGTKFSGDYTNVQRYVDRIEDGVKQGILTSDYEFHDSVRFKGTRNLPELPQKGVEYLELRMLDLDPSSSVGVRTGTLRFIRLLASYFIMHPALKDDDVENVLETANRMNEEVAEELPTDTCRYQAKALAVIKSLERYANQIQLGPEYSEILEDLEDRIITPSTTPSAKLLNYVKDGSLTAYALRRAKRYQEAALETIQPFKGFEDGKTYTADELRQELDEIGGRLR